The sequence AATTTTACGGGAGGCCGAATCGAAGGGATGGACGTATCATGAATTGATGCATGAATTCCTTCATTATGAGGTGCGATGCCGGGAGACAAAGAGTCGGGATAAGTTGATGAAATGGGCAGAGTTTCCTGAACTGCTCACCTTGGAGAACTTTCGGTTGGAAGAACAGACCGCAATCGGGGCCAAGCAACTGAATGTCTTAAAGGAGCTAGCGTGGGTAGAAGAATGTTTCACACTGATCATGATGGGGCCGACGGGTGTCGGCAAAACCCATCTATCTACAGCATTAGGCATTCATGCGATTGAGAGAGGACACCAAGTGTCCTTCATCTCGATGGACCGATTGATGTATGTATTGAAGACCAAGGATTATACGGCCAAGTCTAAAACCCGCTACAAACGAATCGTCAAATCCGATTTAATCATTATCGATGACGTCATGTACATGGCCTACGAGCCGCAGGAAGCTCATTTATTTTTCCAGTTCATTTATGAACTGTATGATCAAGCAGCCTTTATTTTGACATCCAACAAGGGGCCTGGAGAGTGGGGGAAGTTTTTAGGAGATCCGACATTGACCACAGCCATCCTGGATCGTTTACTGCATAGGAGCGAGATTTTAACGTTCAGCGAGGAGCAGAACAGCATTCGAATGAAATATCGTCAGACGTTATTTACGACAACAGGTGTTGAATCTTAATTGTTGAAAACTGTTGTGTGATAATTGCCGAAAACTGCTTAATTCTACTTGACGGTCACAGTATATTGCTCTTTCTATATTTAATTGTTGATTCTTTTTTAATAGATTTAAATGTTCCTGGAGATGTGATGGCACTTATTTCTTTAGGGTTTTTGAGTATTTATATACTTTTGAGATCGACCTTGACGGGTATTGAATATCCTGAAATTGCAACAAAAGCAAGATACAAAAAGGAAAAACGTTCTAAAGTTTATGGATCGATTCGTTTCGGAATCCTATTTATAATCGTTTATGGTGTATTTAAAGGAGTTCCAGCTAACTTACAAGAAGTAGTAAATGTTATTGGACCAGCTACATTAGCAACAGTATTTTTCTTTCTTTTAAATTATATTTCTTTGAGAAAGTCATATAGTAAAAACCGAAAATTGCTAGATGACTAACATAATATCGATTGTGACTTTTTAAGGGTTTATTCTAGAATCGGGCGCGATTGTAGAAGAGTAATATGCATGCTTTAATAATAAGCGGCTGGGAGACTTGATTACACAATACCAGCCTGGTGATTCATACAAACAAACAAGCCGCCCAAATTGGACGGCTTGTTTCTTTTCATTCACAAACCACAACTTCCCGTTCGAAATGGGCTTTCCTCGCGATGCACCGGTCGGTGATCGTAAAACCGGCGTCGGCGAGCAGGTCGTCCATGTTTTCGATCGTCACGAGGACGAGCTTGTCGGTGAGCGGGCGGGCGGCCTTCAGGATGGAGGCCTGCTGCTCACGGGTCGCATGCGTGTAAAGGTTGTACGGCATATCGATGACCGCCGCGTCAT comes from Sporosarcina trichiuri and encodes:
- the istB gene encoding IS21-like element helper ATPase IstB; protein product: MKPLYEDLQDQCRTLRLAEAAKELPRILREAESKGWTYHELMHEFLHYEVRCRETKSRDKLMKWAEFPELLTLENFRLEEQTAIGAKQLNVLKELAWVEECFTLIMMGPTGVGKTHLSTALGIHAIERGHQVSFISMDRLMYVLKTKDYTAKSKTRYKRIVKSDLIIIDDVMYMAYEPQEAHLFFQFIYELYDQAAFILTSNKGPGEWGKFLGDPTLTTAILDRLLHRSEILTFSEEQNSIRMKYRQTLFTTTGVES